Proteins from a genomic interval of Dehalococcoidia bacterium:
- a CDS encoding DUF87 domain-containing protein, whose amino-acid sequence MNGHGSDGRPALSLVALDRPTIFSPLGSVVGGSLTAGLEVRLDAEVDVEEMAAGRYVTVEAQDQLFFGMITDVELRTTLSALTETPPGEDDDFLREVYRGTAAFAVLHITPMLRVSAVENNAPEPVKTVPGHFSRVREATQGEVERIFGAEDAEHFVIGTPLDMDVKVRLDYERFVERSNGIFGKSGTGKTFLTRLVLLNVIQKSNAQREAKKKAVHLVFDMHNEYGWEGTYEGAGGTVKGLKQLAGSSVVVYTLDEDSSRRRRVPYDSAITIGHNEIDAEDIALLAETLNLTQNSVDACHALQARFREGWLKQALALSMDEDSADTGLLNQLAIHVATVRNLQRGLNKLLRNKPFLVERAPAASLNAILGSLLSGKSVVIEFGRFGNDLDGYMLVANVLTRRIHERYRDLVEKALGEKGEKPIRLMITIEEAHKFLDPRVAGQTIFGQIAREMRKYNVTLLIIDQRPSAIEGEVMSQLGTRVSCLLDNERDVDAVLAGVSGKSGLREVLARLDSKQQALILGHAVPMPIVVKPEDYTSTYERWLEDLGARPRSRASDLYPEE is encoded by the coding sequence ATGAACGGGCACGGCAGCGACGGCCGCCCCGCACTTTCGCTCGTGGCGCTGGACCGGCCGACGATCTTCTCGCCGCTCGGCTCCGTGGTCGGCGGCTCGCTCACCGCCGGACTCGAGGTGCGGCTCGACGCCGAGGTCGACGTGGAGGAGATGGCTGCCGGCCGGTATGTCACGGTGGAGGCGCAGGACCAGCTCTTCTTCGGCATGATCACGGACGTCGAACTGCGCACCACGCTCTCGGCGCTGACCGAGACGCCGCCCGGCGAGGACGATGACTTCCTGCGCGAGGTTTACCGCGGCACCGCCGCCTTTGCCGTGCTGCACATCACGCCGATGCTGCGCGTCTCCGCCGTCGAGAACAACGCGCCGGAGCCGGTCAAGACCGTGCCGGGCCACTTCTCCCGTGTGCGCGAGGCGACGCAGGGCGAGGTCGAACGCATCTTCGGCGCCGAAGACGCCGAGCACTTCGTGATCGGTACGCCGCTCGACATGGACGTGAAGGTCCGGCTCGACTACGAGCGCTTCGTCGAGCGCAGCAACGGCATCTTCGGCAAGAGCGGCACGGGCAAGACGTTTCTGACGCGGCTGGTGCTGCTCAACGTGATCCAAAAGAGTAATGCGCAGCGCGAGGCGAAGAAGAAGGCGGTGCACCTCGTCTTCGACATGCACAACGAGTACGGCTGGGAGGGCACGTACGAGGGCGCGGGCGGCACGGTGAAGGGGCTGAAGCAGCTCGCAGGCTCCTCCGTGGTGGTGTACACGCTGGACGAGGACAGCTCTCGCCGGCGCCGCGTACCGTACGACTCGGCGATCACAATCGGGCACAACGAGATCGACGCCGAGGACATCGCGCTGCTGGCCGAGACCTTGAACCTGACGCAGAACTCGGTGGACGCCTGCCACGCCCTGCAGGCCCGCTTCCGCGAGGGCTGGTTGAAGCAGGCGCTGGCCCTGAGCATGGACGAGGACAGCGCCGACACCGGGTTGCTCAACCAGCTCGCGATCCACGTCGCCACGGTGCGCAACCTGCAGCGCGGCCTCAACAAGCTGCTGCGCAACAAGCCGTTTCTCGTAGAACGGGCGCCGGCCGCCTCGCTCAACGCCATCCTGGGCTCGCTGCTCTCCGGCAAGAGCGTGGTGATCGAGTTCGGCCGCTTCGGCAACGACCTGGACGGCTACATGCTCGTGGCCAACGTGCTTACCCGGCGCATCCACGAGCGCTACCGCGACCTGGTGGAGAAGGCGCTGGGCGAGAAGGGCGAGAAGCCGATCCGGCTGATGATCACGATCGAGGAGGCGCACAAGTTCCTCGACCCGCGCGTGGCCGGGCAGACGATCTTCGGCCAGATCGCGCGCGAGATGCGCAAGTACAATGTCACGCTGCTGATCATCGACCAGCGGCCAAGCGCGATCGAGGGCGAGGTGATGTCGCAACTCGGCACACGCGTGAGCTGCCTGCTGGACAACGAGCGGGACGTGGACGCGGTGCTGGCGGGCGTCTCCGGCAAGAGCGGCCTGCGCGAGGTGCTGGCGCGGCTCGATTCCAAGCAGCAGGCGCTGATCCTGGGCCACGCCGTGCCGATGCCGATCGTGGTCAAGCCCGAGGACTACACCAGCACCTACGAGCGCTGGCTGGAAGACCTCGGCGCCCGCCCGCGCTCCCGCGCATCAGACCTGTATCCGGAAGAGTAG
- a CDS encoding response regulator transcription factor produces the protein MTAAGAGPDPPEYPLAPNTRGRGDLGSDGSEQTAGSWDEPGAVAPAPIRVLIADDHPVVRDGLALILQTEPDFDVVGLAADGVEALRLAEELRPAVLLLDLGMPRLDGVEVIHRLRETRPGIGIVVFTVFDTDERILAALQAGARGYLLKGAPREEVFTALRTVAAGGSLLPPLVASRLLRHVRGEDEAPFEPLSPRQQQVLALLAQGLQNKEIAVALGVAQRTAKFHVETVLRKLGAGNRTEAVAIATRRHLI, from the coding sequence ATGACTGCCGCCGGCGCGGGCCCCGATCCCCCGGAATATCCCCTGGCCCCCAATACCAGGGGAAGGGGCGATCTGGGTTCGGATGGTAGCGAGCAAACCGCCGGCAGTTGGGATGAACCGGGGGCGGTCGCGCCTGCCCCGATCCGCGTGCTGATCGCGGATGACCATCCGGTGGTGCGCGACGGCCTGGCGCTGATCCTGCAAACCGAGCCGGATTTCGACGTCGTGGGCCTTGCCGCTGACGGCGTGGAGGCGCTGCGCCTGGCCGAGGAGCTGCGGCCTGCCGTGCTGCTGCTCGACCTCGGCATGCCGCGGCTGGACGGCGTTGAGGTGATCCACCGCCTGCGCGAGACACGCCCGGGGATCGGCATCGTCGTCTTCACCGTGTTCGACACCGATGAACGTATCCTCGCAGCCCTGCAGGCGGGGGCGCGCGGCTATCTGCTGAAGGGCGCTCCGCGCGAAGAGGTATTCACGGCGCTGCGCACGGTGGCGGCAGGCGGCTCGCTGCTGCCGCCGCTGGTCGCGTCGCGGCTGCTGCGCCACGTGCGCGGCGAAGACGAGGCGCCGTTCGAGCCACTCTCGCCGCGGCAGCAGCAGGTGCTTGCCCTGCTGGCGCAGGGTTTGCAGAACAAGGAGATCGCCGTGGCGCTGGGCGTGGCGCAGCGCACGGCCAAGTTCCACGTGGAGACGGTGCTGCGCAAGCTCGGCGCCGGCAACCGCACTGAAGCCGTGGCGATCGCCACGCGGCGCCACCTCATCTGA
- a CDS encoding GAF domain-containing sensor histidine kinase, giving the protein MNDAQARPPRARGAHAGAAREGATGRSRRARELAALNAVAEVLNRSGSIAEALERTLAVVAGAIGMRSGWVWLRDERGEFVPAATYHLPPYLQDPQHMTGWHCLCLRTFVAGDLRGAANVNVLECSRLDDVVDGTDGIRFHASIPIYLGGRRIGVMNVAMPEWRELDAEELQFLYTVGYQVGLAVEHARLLDAQTRLAQVEERNRLAREIHDTVAQTLAGLALRLEVADALSERDPARGREAVRNAIGLTKGALDEVRRSVTDLRAAPLEGLTLAEALRRLVEQTGREQRLDARFELRGADRPLSPRVEMGVFRIAQEALTNTVKHAHARRVTVALDPGEGLAPHEPLRLAIEDDGRGFNPAEPPEGHFGLLGMRERARLLGGRLEIASAPGGGTRITLDLPAEA; this is encoded by the coding sequence ATGAACGACGCACAAGCGCGGCCACCCAGGGCGCGCGGCGCCCATGCCGGCGCAGCGCGCGAGGGCGCCACGGGGCGCAGCCGCCGAGCGCGCGAGCTGGCCGCGCTGAACGCCGTGGCCGAGGTGCTCAACCGTTCCGGCAGCATCGCCGAGGCGCTGGAACGTACGCTGGCCGTGGTCGCCGGGGCGATCGGCATGCGCTCCGGCTGGGTCTGGCTGCGCGACGAGCGTGGCGAGTTCGTGCCCGCCGCGACCTATCATCTCCCGCCGTATCTGCAAGACCCGCAGCACATGACCGGCTGGCACTGCCTCTGCCTGCGCACCTTCGTCGCCGGCGACCTGCGCGGCGCCGCCAACGTCAACGTGCTCGAGTGCAGCCGCCTGGACGATGTAGTGGACGGCACGGACGGCATCCGCTTCCACGCCAGCATTCCCATCTACCTGGGCGGCCGGCGCATCGGCGTGATGAACGTGGCGATGCCCGAGTGGCGCGAGCTGGACGCCGAGGAGCTGCAGTTTCTCTATACCGTCGGCTACCAGGTCGGCCTCGCGGTCGAGCACGCGCGGCTGCTGGACGCGCAGACACGGCTGGCGCAGGTGGAGGAGCGCAACCGCCTGGCCCGTGAGATCCACGATACCGTAGCGCAGACGCTGGCGGGCCTGGCGCTGCGCCTGGAAGTGGCCGACGCCCTCTCCGAGCGCGACCCCGCACGCGGCCGCGAGGCGGTGCGCAACGCGATCGGCCTGACCAAGGGCGCCCTGGACGAGGTGCGCCGCTCCGTCACCGACCTGCGCGCCGCGCCGCTGGAGGGGCTGACGCTGGCCGAGGCGCTGCGCCGGCTGGTGGAGCAGACCGGCCGCGAGCAGCGCCTCGATGCCCGCTTCGAGCTGCGCGGGGCCGACCGGCCACTCTCGCCGCGGGTGGAGATGGGGGTCTTCCGCATCGCCCAGGAGGCGCTGACCAACACCGTCAAGCACGCCCACGCGCGCCGCGTCACGGTTGCGCTCGACCCCGGCGAAGGGCTGGCGCCGCACGAGCCGCTGCGGCTGGCGATCGAGGACGACGGCCGCGGCTTCAATCCCGCCGAGCCGCCGGAGGGTCACTTCGGCCTGCTCGGCATGCGCGAGCGGGCGCGGCTGCTGGGCGGCCGGCTGGAGATCGCCAGCGCACCCGGCGGCGGCACGCGCATCACGCTCGATCTGCCGGCGGAGGCGTAG
- a CDS encoding DUF6582 domain-containing protein, translating into MSELSTRQRERMPRERFAFPKERKEPLNDAAHVRNAVARFDQVEGVSNTERDAAWRRIREAARRFGVQIEERGWRQLFRKNGHRVPSH; encoded by the coding sequence ATGTCCGAGCTGAGTACGAGGCAGCGCGAGCGGATGCCGCGTGAGCGCTTTGCCTTCCCGAAGGAGCGCAAGGAACCGCTGAACGACGCGGCGCACGTGCGCAACGCCGTGGCACGCTTCGATCAGGTTGAAGGCGTGAGCAACACGGAGCGCGACGCGGCCTGGCGGCGCATCCGCGAGGCGGCGCGGCGCTTCGGCGTGCAGATCGAAGAGCGCGGCTGGCGGCAGCTCTTCAGGAAGAACGGGCACCGCGTGCCCTCGCACTGA
- a CDS encoding BON domain-containing protein gives MDEQANAGESRRRGAPGIGPLVLAGLGGALIVYLCEPGVGHRRRARLISRGGALLRRGRRRARRLGRRGTRTLTGQWGRFTRPGHSEEPADAVTLTQRVESELFRDPSVPKGRINVNAENGVIVLRGQLDSAEQIERIVARARRVPGVYNVANLMHLPGTPAPNKAAALHASHESETMPHGRPPAG, from the coding sequence ATGGACGAGCAGGCGAACGCGGGGGAGAGCCGCCGCCGCGGCGCTCCGGGCATCGGCCCGCTTGTGCTGGCCGGCCTGGGCGGCGCCCTGATCGTGTACCTGTGTGAGCCGGGCGTGGGTCACCGGCGCCGCGCACGGCTGATCTCCAGGGGCGGCGCCCTGCTGCGGCGCGGCCGCCGGCGCGCCCGTCGCCTGGGCCGGCGCGGCACGCGGACACTGACGGGGCAGTGGGGGCGCTTCACCCGGCCGGGTCACAGCGAGGAGCCGGCGGACGCGGTGACGCTGACCCAGCGCGTCGAGAGCGAGCTGTTCCGCGATCCGTCGGTGCCGAAGGGCCGCATCAACGTCAACGCCGAGAACGGCGTGATCGTGTTGCGCGGCCAGCTCGACTCGGCGGAGCAAATCGAGCGCATCGTGGCGAGGGCACGACGCGTGCCCGGCGTCTACAACGTCGCCAACCTCATGCACCTGCCCGGCACGCCGGCGCCAAACAAGGCGGCGGCGCTGCACGCCAGCCACGAGAGCGAGACGATGCCGCACGGGCGGCCGCCCGCCGGGTAG
- a CDS encoding PAS domain S-box protein: MAAPPRRARTPRAAAQHDSALHAALEAAGIGIWEWDLRGGAVRWSPAAETLLGPSRACFDDLDSYLALVCADDRQRLREALAGAAQGHDFALEVRFQPPGGAERWISHRGQIERDGRGRPRRVICFVQDLTAEKQAEAAQRWRERHYRELFENSNDILYTLDLEGNVTELNREHERVTGYTAAELLGRPISDIVLPEYRQRMQQMRARKLDGEPVTTYELGVRARDGRSVILEVSSRLLYDGDRLVGLQGSARDITARKQAAEALRRSEERLQRIVENAAVGIHIFDRGGGSLLLNAAVEEIFGVSREQWEGGSAVPPFRLLRPDGAPLPTRAHPFALVRRTGGPLHGMEFVVVRPTGQRVVVSASGAALHDAAGRFDGVVLVYHDVTERERAERQLRDAVAVRDQFLSIASHELRTPLTSLKGQIQLGQRRLQRGAQPEEIAASLTIAEQQVNRLARLVGELLDVSRLASGRFGIVPVPLALDPLVRRVVETERAAEPPHPIDFGGAGGAPEVRADPDRLEQVLVNLLQNARKYSPPGSPIRVRVWKEPEAVAIAVQDRGIGVPPADQERIFQPFQRASNVDRGVAGLGLGLYIAAEIARAHGGAIDLDSLPGEGSTFTLRLPLGEGGESGD, translated from the coding sequence ATGGCCGCGCCGCCCCGGCGCGCGCGCACGCCGCGCGCTGCTGCCCAGCACGATTCCGCACTGCATGCCGCACTGGAAGCCGCGGGAATCGGCATCTGGGAGTGGGATCTGCGCGGCGGGGCCGTGCGCTGGTCGCCGGCCGCGGAGACGCTGCTCGGCCCGTCGCGGGCGTGCTTCGACGATCTCGATTCATACCTCGCGCTGGTGTGTGCAGACGATCGCCAGCGCCTGCGTGAAGCGCTCGCCGGCGCAGCGCAGGGCCATGACTTCGCCCTGGAGGTCCGGTTTCAGCCGCCGGGCGGCGCGGAGCGCTGGATCAGCCATCGCGGCCAGATCGAGCGAGATGGACGCGGCCGGCCGCGGCGTGTGATCTGTTTCGTCCAGGACCTGACCGCAGAGAAACAGGCGGAGGCTGCCCAGCGCTGGCGCGAGCGGCACTACCGAGAGCTGTTCGAGAACTCCAACGACATCCTCTACACGCTTGACCTGGAAGGCAACGTCACCGAGCTCAATCGCGAACACGAGCGTGTGACCGGCTACACTGCGGCGGAGTTGCTCGGCCGGCCGATCAGCGACATTGTGCTGCCCGAGTACCGCCAGCGCATGCAGCAGATGCGGGCGCGCAAGCTCGACGGCGAGCCGGTCACAACGTACGAGCTGGGCGTACGGGCCAGAGACGGCCGCAGCGTGATCCTGGAAGTATCGAGCCGGCTGCTGTACGACGGCGACCGGCTGGTGGGCTTGCAGGGCTCGGCTCGTGACATCACCGCGCGCAAGCAGGCGGCCGAAGCGCTGCGCCGCAGCGAAGAGCGCCTGCAGCGCATCGTCGAGAACGCCGCCGTCGGCATCCACATCTTCGACCGCGGCGGGGGCTCGCTGCTGCTCAACGCCGCCGTGGAGGAGATCTTCGGCGTTTCGCGCGAACAGTGGGAGGGTGGGTCGGCCGTCCCGCCCTTCCGGCTGCTGCGGCCGGACGGTGCGCCGCTGCCGACGCGGGCGCATCCGTTCGCGCTCGTGCGACGAACCGGCGGGCCGCTGCACGGCATGGAATTCGTCGTGGTGCGGCCCACCGGGCAGCGGGTGGTCGTCTCCGCCAGCGGGGCGGCGCTGCACGACGCGGCGGGCCGCTTCGACGGCGTGGTGCTCGTGTACCACGACGTGACGGAGCGCGAGCGCGCCGAGCGGCAGTTGCGCGATGCCGTCGCCGTGCGCGACCAGTTCCTCTCGATCGCCTCGCACGAACTGCGCACGCCGTTGACCTCGCTCAAGGGCCAGATTCAGCTTGGCCAGCGCCGGCTGCAGCGCGGCGCCCAGCCCGAAGAGATCGCCGCCTCGTTGACGATCGCCGAGCAGCAGGTGAACCGGCTGGCGCGGCTGGTGGGCGAGCTGCTGGACGTCTCGCGCCTGGCCAGTGGCCGCTTCGGCATCGTGCCCGTGCCGCTGGCGCTCGATCCGCTGGTGCGGCGCGTGGTGGAGACCGAGCGCGCCGCCGAGCCGCCGCACCCGATCGACTTCGGCGGCGCCGGCGGCGCGCCGGAGGTTCGCGCCGATCCGGACCGGCTGGAGCAGGTGCTGGTCAATCTGTTGCAGAATGCGCGCAAGTACTCGCCGCCGGGCAGCCCGATCCGCGTGCGGGTGTGGAAGGAGCCGGAGGCGGTGGCGATCGCCGTGCAGGACCGCGGCATCGGCGTGCCGCCGGCAGACCAGGAGCGCATCTTCCAGCCGTTTCAGCGTGCCAGCAACGTCGACCGCGGCGTCGCCGGCCTCGGCCTCGGCCTCTACATCGCCGCGGAGATCGCCCGTGCCCACGGCGGCGCCATCGACCTCGACTCCCTCCCCGGCGAAGGCAGCACCTTCACCCTGCGTTTGCCGCTGGGTGAGGGGGGAGAGTCTGGGGATTAG
- a CDS encoding VOC family protein, translated as MSNIRALAEVVLLVQDLERSLAFYRDILGLSVISPAGAPATFLRVGAEGAGVPQQIVLVPRPARAGPAAGKAGQSLHHIGLEVAASDFAAERERLAGLGFAPRGGQHPFLPVEAFYVDDPDGNEVEIVCRVERV; from the coding sequence ATGTCGAACATCCGCGCCCTGGCCGAGGTCGTGCTGCTGGTGCAGGATCTGGAGCGGTCGCTCGCCTTCTACCGCGACATCCTCGGGCTGAGCGTAATCTCGCCCGCGGGCGCGCCGGCGACGTTCCTGCGCGTAGGAGCAGAGGGTGCGGGCGTGCCCCAGCAGATCGTGCTCGTGCCGCGGCCTGCCCGGGCTGGCCCCGCCGCCGGCAAGGCCGGGCAATCGTTGCATCACATCGGCCTCGAAGTGGCGGCCAGCGACTTCGCCGCCGAGCGCGAGCGCCTGGCCGGCCTCGGCTTTGCGCCGCGCGGCGGCCAGCACCCCTTCCTGCCCGTTGAAGCGTTCTATGTCGACGACCCGGATGGCAACGAAGTGGAGATCGTCTGCCGCGTGGAGCGGGTGTAG
- a CDS encoding polysaccharide deacetylase family protein, translating to MKQASTTGRALLPALLVALLVALATGARRAEAQAGVNGWLDVAVFQQQADGSTPPLAGATVSLESLLGLQVTQGQTGADGRAHLEAPQGLYALVVQSETLNGIASLACGDADWNEAPDTQQIGERVALFEPKLPLLAGQGACREYLFAPPPPPPPPPPRRPVHLTFDDGYIDLCQTVDMVIGLGIHATFFLTGQAILANPACVQRLVAAGNQLGNHTFAHENLTRLSYGGIISTLQRTEDAAQAVAGVSTRPYCRPPYGAINATVRQAAADFGCRMVMWDRDTLDWSGRAPALVANTALSVNCTGEIVLMHTQAFPRDQFAVPQVVQTLEARGCVLTNLGEP from the coding sequence ATGAAGCAGGCATCGACCACAGGGCGAGCGCTGCTGCCGGCGCTGCTGGTGGCGCTGCTGGTGGCGCTTGCGACCGGCGCCCGGCGCGCCGAGGCGCAGGCCGGCGTCAACGGCTGGCTCGACGTGGCCGTCTTTCAGCAGCAGGCGGACGGCAGCACGCCGCCGCTCGCCGGCGCGACGGTCTCGCTGGAGAGCCTGCTGGGTCTGCAGGTCACACAGGGGCAAACCGGCGCCGACGGCCGCGCCCACCTGGAAGCGCCGCAGGGGCTCTACGCGCTGGTGGTGCAGAGCGAGACGCTGAATGGCATCGCCAGCCTGGCCTGCGGCGACGCGGACTGGAACGAGGCGCCCGACACGCAGCAGATCGGGGAGCGCGTCGCGCTGTTCGAGCCGAAGCTGCCGTTGCTCGCCGGTCAGGGCGCCTGCCGCGAGTATCTGTTCGCGCCGCCGCCGCCCCCGCCGCCGCCCCCGCCGCGCCGGCCGGTGCATCTCACCTTCGACGACGGCTACATCGACCTCTGCCAGACGGTGGACATGGTGATCGGCCTCGGCATTCACGCCACCTTCTTCTTGACCGGGCAGGCGATCCTCGCGAACCCGGCGTGCGTGCAGCGGTTGGTGGCCGCGGGCAACCAGCTCGGCAACCACACCTTCGCGCACGAAAACCTGACTCGCCTGAGTTACGGCGGCATCATCAGCACCCTGCAGCGCACGGAGGACGCGGCGCAGGCCGTGGCCGGCGTCTCTACCAGGCCGTACTGCCGCCCGCCCTACGGTGCGATCAACGCCACCGTGCGCCAGGCCGCCGCCGATTTCGGCTGCCGCATGGTGATGTGGGATCGCGACACGCTGGACTGGTCGGGCCGCGCTCCCGCACTCGTGGCCAACACGGCGCTCTCGGTGAACTGCACGGGCGAGATCGTGCTGATGCACACGCAGGCCTTCCCGCGGGACCAGTTCGCCGTGCCGCAGGTCGTGCAGACGCTGGAAGCCCGCGGCTGTGTGCTCACCAACCTCGGCGAGCCGTAG
- a CDS encoding cation:proton antiporter: MDGVLLLLGLAMASALLVQYVRVPYTVVLVVLGLALGVADVKPGFALDRDLILHVFLPLLLFEAALLVDLRLLRDALTPIAVLAVPGVIVSTLIIGLLLWRLTGLNLALAALFGAMVSATDPVAVLATFKRLKISEKLALVVEGESVLNDGTALVLFTLLLPAARGGVFRPLNVGLQFVGVLAGGLLVGAVMGWLGARCAALLEDHLAQLAVSALVAYGAFLLAERLQVSGVIATVTAGLVFAADGAERLQPAARELLHEVWEFAAFLANSLLFLLIGLKVGPTNLRGVTGDLAWAVAATLLARLLVVYGSGVLLRWCGRPFLWRHGALVFWSGLRGALAIALALSLPLDLPQHDLLLRLTAGVVLFTLLAQGLTIAPLLRRLEASSGAA, encoded by the coding sequence ATGGACGGCGTGCTGCTGCTGCTTGGCCTCGCGATGGCCAGCGCCCTGCTGGTCCAATACGTGCGCGTGCCCTACACGGTCGTGCTCGTCGTGCTGGGGCTGGCGCTGGGCGTGGCGGACGTGAAGCCCGGCTTCGCGCTGGACCGCGACCTGATCCTGCACGTCTTTCTGCCACTGTTGCTGTTCGAGGCGGCGCTGCTCGTCGATCTGCGCCTGCTGCGCGACGCGCTGACGCCGATCGCCGTGCTCGCCGTGCCGGGCGTGATCGTCTCCACCCTGATCATCGGCCTGCTGCTCTGGCGGCTCACGGGCCTGAACCTCGCCCTGGCAGCGCTGTTCGGCGCCATGGTCTCCGCGACCGACCCGGTGGCGGTGCTCGCCACCTTCAAGCGGCTGAAGATCTCCGAGAAGCTGGCGCTGGTGGTCGAGGGCGAGAGCGTGCTCAACGACGGCACGGCGCTGGTGCTGTTCACGCTGTTGCTGCCGGCGGCGCGGGGCGGCGTCTTCCGGCCGCTCAACGTCGGGCTACAGTTCGTCGGCGTGCTGGCCGGCGGGCTGCTGGTCGGTGCGGTAATGGGTTGGCTTGGGGCGCGCTGCGCCGCGCTGCTGGAGGACCACCTGGCGCAGCTCGCCGTCTCGGCGCTGGTGGCCTACGGCGCCTTTCTGCTGGCCGAGCGTCTGCAGGTTTCCGGCGTGATCGCCACCGTGACGGCGGGGCTCGTCTTCGCCGCCGACGGCGCCGAACGGCTGCAGCCCGCCGCGCGGGAGTTGCTGCACGAGGTCTGGGAGTTCGCGGCCTTCCTGGCCAACTCGCTGCTGTTCCTGCTAATCGGCCTCAAAGTCGGTCCGACCAATCTGCGCGGCGTGACCGGCGACCTCGCCTGGGCGGTAGCGGCGACGCTGCTGGCCCGGCTGCTCGTGGTCTACGGCAGCGGCGTGCTGTTGCGCTGGTGCGGGCGTCCGTTCCTCTGGCGGCACGGGGCGCTGGTCTTCTGGAGCGGCCTGCGCGGGGCACTGGCGATCGCCCTGGCGCTGAGCCTGCCGCTGGACCTGCCGCAGCACGACCTGCTGCTGCGCCTCACCGCCGGTGTAGTGCTGTTTACGCTGCTGGCGCAGGGACTGACGATCGCACCACTGCTGCGCCGCCTCGAAGCGTCGTCCGGCGCAGCATGA
- a CDS encoding Zn-dependent alcohol dehydrogenase, whose translation MKAAVLHEAKEPLTVETLDVRDPAHGEVLVRTATTGVCHSDLHFVDGLWPIRFPVVLGHEASGVVEKIGDGVTYVKPGDKVILSFSPFCGRCQMCTTGNPHLCQEPSGRDPSPEAGPRITWDGRPVTQFASMGSFGEMMVVPEGGLVRIDDPDTSLDTAALVGCGVMTGVGAVLNTAKVKEGETVVVVGCGGVGLNVIQGAVLANAGRIIAVDLLDNKLQMAKQFGATDTVNGKETDAVAAVKELTKDNVDFAFEAIGNTTAARQCFDMVRRGGTAVIVGMMPWGSEISVPGPALLSEKKLIGCFYGSTRQRVDMPRLLNFHKQGKLKLDELVTKRWELGQVNEAFAALKNGEVARSIIPMTK comes from the coding sequence ATGAAAGCCGCCGTTCTGCACGAGGCGAAGGAGCCACTGACCGTCGAGACGCTGGACGTGCGCGACCCCGCACACGGCGAAGTGCTGGTGCGCACGGCCACCACCGGCGTCTGCCATTCCGACCTGCACTTCGTGGACGGCCTCTGGCCGATCCGCTTCCCCGTCGTGCTCGGCCATGAAGCTTCCGGCGTGGTCGAGAAGATCGGCGACGGCGTGACCTACGTGAAGCCGGGCGACAAGGTGATCCTCTCCTTCAGCCCCTTCTGCGGCCGCTGCCAGATGTGCACCACCGGCAATCCCCACCTCTGCCAGGAGCCGTCGGGCCGTGACCCGTCGCCAGAGGCCGGGCCACGCATCACCTGGGACGGCCGGCCGGTGACGCAGTTTGCCAGTATGGGCTCGTTCGGGGAGATGATGGTCGTGCCCGAGGGCGGCCTCGTGCGCATCGACGACCCGGACACCTCGCTGGACACGGCCGCGCTGGTCGGCTGCGGCGTGATGACCGGGGTGGGCGCGGTGCTGAACACGGCTAAGGTCAAAGAGGGCGAGACCGTCGTCGTCGTGGGCTGCGGCGGCGTCGGGCTGAACGTGATCCAGGGCGCCGTGCTGGCCAACGCCGGCCGCATCATCGCCGTGGACTTGCTGGACAACAAGCTGCAGATGGCGAAACAGTTCGGCGCCACGGACACGGTCAACGGCAAGGAGACGGACGCCGTTGCCGCCGTCAAAGAGCTGACGAAGGACAACGTGGACTTCGCCTTCGAGGCGATCGGCAACACCACGGCGGCGCGGCAGTGCTTCGACATGGTGCGCCGCGGCGGCACCGCCGTGATCGTCGGCATGATGCCCTGGGGCTCGGAGATCAGCGTGCCCGGCCCGGCGCTGCTCTCCGAGAAGAAGTTGATCGGCTGCTTCTACGGCAGCACGCGCCAGCGCGTAGACATGCCGCGCCTGCTCAACTTCCACAAGCAGGGCAAGCTCAAGCTGGACGAGCTGGTGACCAAGCGCTGGGAGCTGGGCCAGGTGAACGAGGCCTTCGCCGCGCTGAAGAACGGCGAAGTCGCCCGCTCGATCATCCCGATGACGAAGTAG
- a CDS encoding DUF1003 domain-containing protein produces MHPALVQHAEERANSIQNRIADVITAFAGSMIFVYLHAVWFIIWVVTKPFGDKFPFGLLTMIVSLEAIFLSTFVMISQNRADERRQILADNEWKLVQDEGKQNQELIDISNQLLGLTQQVHMITTQVHGLTTQLCQQVLPAPPAGGDS; encoded by the coding sequence ATGCACCCGGCGCTGGTGCAACACGCGGAGGAGCGCGCCAACAGCATCCAGAACCGCATCGCCGACGTGATCACCGCCTTCGCCGGCTCGATGATCTTCGTCTACCTGCACGCGGTCTGGTTCATCATCTGGGTCGTCACCAAGCCCTTCGGCGACAAGTTCCCCTTCGGCCTGCTGACGATGATCGTCTCGCTGGAAGCGATCTTCCTCAGCACCTTCGTGATGATCAGTCAGAACCGCGCCGACGAGCGGCGACAGATCCTGGCGGACAACGAGTGGAAGCTGGTGCAGGACGAGGGCAAGCAGAACCAGGAGCTGATCGACATCTCCAACCAGTTGCTCGGCCTCACCCAGCAGGTGCACATGATCACGACGCAGGTGCACGGCCTCACCACCCAGCTCTGCCAGCAGGTATTGCCCGCGCCGCCGGCCGGCGGCGATAGCTGA